One segment of Pyricularia oryzae 70-15 chromosome 3, whole genome shotgun sequence DNA contains the following:
- a CDS encoding beta-fructofuranosidase: MQLNFILAVAFSIAGVPAASTYSGNEPRLRQNSAPRPAPVPAPKPKIGGGSSEAPNTGLITQDWLRTQAGNNSLFTRWRPRSHFIAPHGWMNDPCGAVYDPATDLYHLSYQFHPNYVNWGNISWGHAISKNLVHWTDAKDWKDDSSVSLAAGRVHHLPTNWKLPYTPGTEIQALFTSSDGGSTWKEIGPVINSPPTGWNPHYYATFGSGLKGPNVPAKLHGTARPGFLGPRMPLYAAPASNLTDWSFLGALWEPTANSSLGAPDVTGSYGYNFEASGLFNIPIGAKTNDGAWFTVMGSEGGNTLRHTREQWALWNRGAVSSGTNGGVQFKPTSGGAVDWGLAYAHSTWADTRKGNNRRVMWGWANEDPELDMRYHVLKAFGYAGSMTLPTELFVKETQGVRKNHYVDGNEWIAGKGGAYTAQTLGIRPLTEVVETIKKGATQQALNVGLVSTKGGPQKVSSDVGDSFILTATISSIKGTGGIIIAQSPDNSEYTSIVFDTQAKTIGVRRDHSSSVFVNDRFALTSRVYPMRKDSTGLSFFAGEPNPTMKNGMSKAVNPSAVEWKDVKVWKGLDKAWPKRPEDSSSKLRWDTAEQTGNYTWWADMRFQCFN, translated from the exons ATGCAACTCAATTTCATTTTGGCCGTCGCCTTTTCTATTGCCGGCGTTCCGGCTGCTTCCACCTATAGCGGAAACGAGCCGAGGCTTAGACAAAATTCTGCCCCCAGGCCCGCACCGGTCCCTGCTCCAAAGCCCAAGATTGGAGGTGGGAGTTCCGAGGCTCCGAATACCGGGTTGATAACTCAGGATTGGCTGCGCACTCAAGCTGGTAACAACAGCCTTTTCACGCGATGGAGGCCACGCTCCCATTTTATTGCACCTCACGGCTGGATGAATGATCCATGCGGCGCCGTCTACGACCCGGCCACCGACTTATACCATTTGAGTTATCAATTTCATCCAAATTACGTCAACTGGGGCAATATTTCCTGGGGCCATGCTATTTCTAAAAATCTAGTCCATTGGACCGATGCGAAAGATTGGAAAGATGATTCATCTGTCTCTTTGGCTGCTGGAC GTGTCCATCATTTGCCAACCAATTGGAAGCTTCCTTATACACCAGGCACCGAAATCCAGGCGCTTTTCACCAGCAGTGACGGCGGCAGTACATGGAAGGAAATCGGACCTGTTATTAACAGCCCGCCGACTGGCTGGAAT CCTCATTATTACGCCACCTTCGGGTCTGGTTTAAAAGGTCCTAATGTTCCTGCGAAGCTCCATGGAACTGCCCGCCCTGGGTTTCTCGGTCCGCGCATGCCTCTTTACGCCGCACCAGCTTCGAACTTGACGGATTGGTCCTTCCTCGGTGCCCTGTGGGAACCGACTGCCAACTCTAGCCTTGGTGCCCCAGATGTTACTGGCTCCTACGGATATAACTTTGAAGCGAGCGGCCTTTTCAACATTCCTATCGGTGCCAAAACCAACGACGGTGCTTGGTTTACCGTTATGGGTTCCGAAGGTGGGAATACCCTTCGTCATACCCGCGAGCAGTGGGCACTTTGGAACCGTGGCGCCGTTTCCAGCGGCACTAATGGTGGCGTCCAATTCAAGCCCACTTCAGGTGGTGCCGTCGACTGGGGTTTGGCATATGCACACTCAACCTGGGCAGACACTCGCAAAGGAAACAATAGGAGGGTGATGTGGGGGTGGGCAAACGAAGACCCCGAACTTGACATGAGATATCACGTCCTTAAAGCTTTTGGTTACGCTGGGTCTATGACACTACCGACAGAGCTTTTTGTTAAAGAGACGCAAGGGGTGCGCAAAAACCATTACGTGGACGGGAACGAATGGATCGCGGGCAAGGGCGGCGCCTACACTGCTCAAACGTTGGGAATTCGACCTTTGACAGAGGTTGTGGAAACGATTAAGAAGGGGGCAACCCAACAAGCCCTAAACGTTGGCCTTGTGTCGACAAAAGGGGGTCCCCAAAAGGTTTCTAGCGACGTAGGCGATTCGTTTATTTTAACGGCGACAATCTCATCCATCAAAGGCACTGGTGGAATCATCATCGCTCAAAGCCCGGATAACTCCGAATATACCAGTATTGTCTTCGATACGCAAGCCAAGACAATCGGAGTTCGGCGTGACCATAGCAGTTCG GTGTTCGTAAACGACCGCTTTGCACTAACCAGCCGCGTTTACCCGATGCGCAAGGACAGTACGGGACTGAGTTTTTTTGCTGGGGAACCTAATCCAACAATGAAAAACGGGATGTCCAAAGCCGTCAACCCAAGCGCAGTCGAATGGAAGGATGTGAAAGTTTGGAAGGGTTTGGACAAGGCCTGGCCAAAGAGGCCGGAAGACTCGAGCTCAAAGTTGCGTTGGGATACTGCCGAGCAAACGGGAAATTATACCTGGTGGGCCG ACATGCGA TTTCAGTGCTTCAACTAA
- a CDS encoding ankyrin domain-containing protein — MATVLIDAGADVKITNSIGQTALHHAARSENPHLVRLLLGKGALPNAADKWGQMPLHYVSMNAETTEAQAYQIVTAIVEAGGNVHLVNDYGETPLLRASLHNRRPAMRALVRHGARMDHLDNYGRGIIHYTLTRGSQKYLDLLRWESDLEGLDPDIKNMHGGSPIQSLCYILTHAANCPVAQWPRTHSLVSSASALVVELREQNWAAGRFLESRGELQDSGWHNALKRWLGAEFLAMQYDPDLQHEVWDPTIDWYFLEEHVDERQDPWDREPWVEDDGGGGCFLGLLALFGEDCDDMEDLEAATSHASDEDDEAFFDAVNF; from the coding sequence ATGGCTACTGTGCTGATCGACGCAGGTGCCGACGTCAAAATAACGAACTCAATTGGCCAGACTGCTCTGCACCATGCTGCGCGCTCAGAAAATCCACATCTGGTGCGCCTTCTCCTCGGAAAAGGGGCACTCCCGAATGCGGCCGACAAATGGGGCCAAATGCCGTTGCATTACGTAAGTATGAACGCAGAAACAACAGAAGCACAGGCTTACCAGATAGTGACTGCGATCGTGGAAGCGGGCGGGAATGTCCACCTCGTCAATGACTATGGCGAAACACCTCTGCTAAGAGCGTCTTTGCATAATAGACGGCCTGCAATGCGGGCCCTTGTCCGACACGGCGCGCGCATGGACCACCTTGATAACTATGGAAGGGGAATTATCCATTACACACTCACGAGAGGGAGTCAGAAATATCTTGACCTGTTGAGGTGGGAGTCAGACCTTGAGGGCTTGGATCCCGATATCAAGAATATGCACGGAGGATCTCCTATTCAAAGTCTGTGTTATATATTGACACATGCGGCCAACTGTCCCGTTGCACAATGGCCAAGAACGCACTCGCTCGTTTCCTCCGCCAGTGCGTTGGTTGTAGAGCTGAGGGAGCAGAACTGGGCGGCTGGCAGGTTTCTCGAATCAAGAGGAGAGCTGCAGGACAGCGGGTGGCACAACGCCCTGAAGCGGTGGCTTGGGGCGGAGTTTCTGGCTATGCAATATGACCCCGATCTGCAGCACGAGGTATGGGATCCGACGATTGATTGGTATTTTCTCGAGGAGCATGTCGATGAGAGGCAAGATCCATGGGACAGAGAGCCTTGGGTCGAGGATGATGGCGGTGGAGGCTGTTTTCTAGGGCTTCTAGCCCTGTTTGGAGAAGACTGTGATGACATGGAGGATCTTGAAGCTGCAACAAGTCACGCTTcggacgaggacgatgagGCGTTCTTTGACGCTGTGAATTTCTAA